In Mytilus galloprovincialis chromosome 1, xbMytGall1.hap1.1, whole genome shotgun sequence, the following are encoded in one genomic region:
- the LOC143069593 gene encoding uncharacterized protein LOC143069593, which yields MGKTSCPEESKIVYDGYAAGKKHNIDGSGANALCLPKISEWKDYNSGVNTWTGRVYGIEYEIIQNRPYSKTFHDKDVPCAVCQSKRTTVLMVPGKVTCHAGWHKAFSGYLMSQSSTNGRSPTEYICVDEKLDSVPGGDRDINDAVVYPVEAVCGSLKCPPYVNGRELTCVVCSN from the exons ATGGGGAAAACATCATGTCCAGAGGAGTCTAAGATAGTTTATGATG GATATGCTGCCggaaaaaaacacaacattgatGGGTCGGGAGCAAATGCTCTGTGTTTACCAAAGATTTCTGAATGGAAAGATTATAATAGTGGAGTGAATACATGGACAGGTAGGGTATATGGTATCGAATATGAAATCATTCAGAACAGGCCATATTCAAAGACTTTTCATGATAAAGATGTGCCATGTGCTGTTTGCCAGTCTAAAAGAACAACAGTTTTGATGGTACCAGGTAAAGTAACATGTCACGCCGGATGGCATAAAGCATTTTCTGGATATCTCATGTCGCAGTCAAGTACAAATGGCCGTTCTCCCACAGAATACATCTGTGTTGATGAGAAGTTGGATTCAGTGCCTGGTGGAGATAGAGATATCAATGATGCTGTCGTGTATCCAGTGGAAGCCGTTTGTGGAAGTTTAAAATGTCCACCGTACGTTAATGGCAGGGAGCTCACTTGTGTTGTCTGCTCcaactga